One genomic region from Bradyrhizobium icense encodes:
- a CDS encoding carbon-nitrogen hydrolase family protein: MSAGSTFTAAMVQMRTGLLPGPSLEQGVTLIREAAAQGADYVLTPEVSNMMQLNRKALFEHLASEQDDRSLKAYRALAAELRIHLHIGSLALRFSPERAVNRSFLIGPDGNLLASYDKIHMFDIDLPGGESYRESANYQPGETAVISDLPWGRIGLTICYDVRFPALYRALAEAGASFLTVPSAFTRKTGEAHWHVLLRARAIETGCFVFAAAQCGMHENKRETYGHSLIVAPWGEILAEGDIEPGVFLAKIDTSKVETARRAVPSLQHGRRFGIADPKAGPEHLHLVRGSA; the protein is encoded by the coding sequence ATGAGCGCTGGTTCCACCTTCACCGCTGCCATGGTGCAGATGCGCACCGGGCTGCTGCCCGGGCCGAGCCTCGAGCAGGGCGTCACGCTGATCCGCGAGGCCGCGGCGCAAGGCGCCGACTACGTGCTCACGCCCGAGGTGAGCAACATGATGCAACTGAACCGCAAGGCGCTGTTCGAGCATCTCGCATCGGAACAGGACGACCGCTCGCTGAAAGCCTATCGCGCGCTGGCCGCGGAGCTGAGGATCCATCTCCATATCGGCTCGCTGGCGCTGCGCTTCTCGCCCGAGCGCGCCGTCAATCGCTCGTTCCTGATCGGGCCCGACGGCAATTTGCTCGCCAGCTACGACAAGATCCATATGTTCGATATCGATCTGCCCGGCGGCGAGAGCTATCGCGAATCCGCCAACTACCAGCCGGGCGAAACTGCCGTCATCTCGGACCTGCCGTGGGGGCGCATCGGGCTGACGATCTGCTACGACGTGCGCTTCCCCGCGCTCTATCGCGCGCTGGCCGAGGCCGGCGCGTCGTTCCTCACCGTGCCATCGGCCTTCACCAGGAAAACCGGTGAGGCGCATTGGCACGTGCTGTTGCGTGCCCGCGCCATCGAGACCGGCTGCTTCGTGTTTGCCGCGGCGCAATGCGGCATGCACGAGAACAAGCGCGAGACCTACGGGCATTCCCTGATCGTCGCCCCCTGGGGCGAGATCCTCGCCGAGGGCGACATCGAGCCAGGCGTGTTCCTTGCCAAGATCGATACATCCAAGGTCGAGACGGCTCGGAGAGCCGTGCCGTCGCTACAACATGGCAGGCGCTTCGGTATTGCCGATCCCAAGGCCGGCCCCGAGCATCTGCACCTCGTCCGGGGCTCGGCATGA
- the grxC gene encoding glutaredoxin 3: MTAIEIYTRPGCGYCTAAKSLLTRKNAAFTELNVAADPAYRGQMYDRAGHGSTFPQIFIGTTHVGGCDELYALDRAGKLDALLAGEKAPS; this comes from the coding sequence ATGACTGCCATTGAAATCTACACCCGCCCGGGCTGCGGCTACTGCACCGCCGCCAAATCGCTGCTGACGCGCAAGAATGCCGCGTTCACGGAACTGAACGTGGCCGCCGACCCGGCCTATCGCGGGCAGATGTACGACCGCGCCGGCCACGGCTCGACTTTCCCTCAGATCTTCATCGGCACAACGCATGTCGGCGGCTGTGACGAGCTTTATGCACTGGACCGCGCGGGCAAGCTCGACGCTTTGCTGGCGGGAGAAAAGGCCCCCTCATGA
- a CDS encoding ComF family protein, with amino-acid sequence MDAEASPPRSISGQLRSALGACRDAFAHLPRLALDIALPTQCVSCREPVDGEGVCAACWAKLSFIAPPFCPRLGIPFVYDPGPELLSMEAIANPPAYRRARAAVRYDDVARTLVHALKYQDRTDLAPAMGRWMARAGKELLDEADVLVPVPLHWRRGWSRRYNQSGALARVISRQTGVKLASEALRRIRATEQQIGLSRPQRASNVQGAFKVVADRVADIQGRRVILIDDVLTSGATTDACARALLRAKAAQVDVLVFARVVDSHRAPI; translated from the coding sequence ATGGACGCCGAGGCATCACCACCACGCTCGATTTCCGGCCAGCTTCGCAGCGCGCTCGGCGCCTGCCGCGACGCATTCGCGCATCTGCCACGGCTCGCGCTCGACATCGCGCTGCCGACGCAGTGCGTCTCCTGCCGCGAACCGGTGGATGGCGAGGGCGTTTGCGCGGCATGCTGGGCGAAACTGTCGTTCATCGCACCGCCGTTCTGTCCGCGGCTCGGCATCCCCTTTGTCTACGACCCCGGTCCCGAATTGCTGTCGATGGAGGCGATCGCCAATCCGCCAGCCTATCGGCGCGCCCGCGCCGCGGTGCGCTATGACGACGTCGCCCGCACGCTGGTGCACGCGCTGAAGTACCAGGATCGCACCGATCTGGCCCCGGCCATGGGCCGCTGGATGGCCCGCGCAGGCAAGGAATTGCTCGATGAAGCCGACGTGCTGGTCCCAGTCCCCCTGCACTGGCGGCGTGGCTGGAGCCGGCGCTACAACCAGTCCGGTGCACTGGCACGGGTGATTTCGCGCCAAACCGGCGTCAAATTGGCCTCTGAGGCGCTTCGCCGCATTCGCGCGACCGAGCAGCAGATCGGGCTATCCCGACCGCAGCGCGCCAGCAATGTGCAGGGCGCCTTCAAGGTCGTCGCCGACCGCGTAGCCGACATCCAGGGCCGCCGCGTCATCCTGATCGACGACGTGCTGACGTCAGGCGCCACGACCGACGCCTGCGCCCGGGCGCTACTGCGGGCCAAGGCCGCGCAGGTCGACGTGCTGGTATTCGCGCGGGTTGTGGACAGCCACCGGGCTCCCATATAG
- a CDS encoding methyltransferase domain-containing protein has translation MASNPTSAPILFDRALLRARIERARRGGPATFLLDRIRDDFEERLHAVTRSFADAADIWTPGELLRKPLADRFASITRIDVDQSEALRLPPQSLDLAVSALAFQFVNDLPGALAQIRRALKPDGLLLAAMIGGDTLTELRQSFAAAEAECEGGVSPRVAPFADLRDIGGLLQRAGLALPVTDVDRVVVRYDSAFALMADLRRMGAANILIERRRTPTRRATMLRMAQIYSERFADADGRIRATFDVIWLSGWAPHESQQKPLKPGSAKASLEAAVKGKKRG, from the coding sequence ATGGCTTCGAACCCGACCAGCGCACCCATCCTGTTCGACCGTGCGCTGCTGCGCGCGCGGATCGAGCGCGCGCGGCGCGGCGGGCCGGCGACGTTCCTACTCGATCGGATCAGGGACGATTTCGAAGAGCGGCTGCACGCGGTGACTCGAAGTTTTGCCGATGCGGCGGACATCTGGACGCCGGGCGAGCTGTTGCGGAAGCCGCTGGCCGATCGCTTCGCATCGATCACCCGCATCGATGTCGATCAATCGGAAGCCCTGCGCTTGCCGCCGCAATCGCTCGATCTCGCTGTTTCCGCGCTGGCGTTTCAGTTCGTCAACGATCTGCCCGGCGCGCTGGCGCAGATCCGCCGCGCGTTGAAGCCGGATGGGCTGTTGCTGGCGGCGATGATCGGCGGCGATACGTTGACGGAGCTCAGGCAGAGCTTTGCCGCGGCGGAAGCCGAATGCGAGGGCGGGGTATCGCCGCGCGTCGCGCCGTTTGCGGATTTGCGCGACATCGGCGGCCTGCTGCAGCGCGCAGGGCTCGCGCTGCCGGTCACCGACGTCGATCGCGTCGTGGTGCGCTACGACAGCGCGTTCGCGCTGATGGCCGATCTCAGGCGGATGGGCGCGGCCAATATTTTAATCGAGCGGCGGCGCACACCGACCCGCCGCGCCACCATGCTGCGGATGGCGCAGATTTACAGCGAGCGTTTTGCCGATGCGGACGGCCGTATCCGCGCGACCTTCGACGTGATCTGGCTGTCCGGCTGGGCGCCTCACGAGAGCCAGCAAAAGCCGTTGAAACCGGGCTCCGCGAAAGCGAGCCTGGAAGCGGCGGTGAAGGGAAAAAAGCGCGGTTGA
- a CDS encoding (deoxy)nucleoside triphosphate pyrophosphohydrolase, with translation MADIKLTLVVACALVDADKRVLIAQRPEGKALAGLWEFPGGKVEPGERPEQTLIRELREEIGIDVSEPCLAPLTFASHAYDSFHLLMPLYICRRWEGMVVAREGQQLAWVRANRLRDYPMPPADIPLIPHLIDLLM, from the coding sequence ATGGCTGATATCAAGCTCACCCTCGTCGTCGCCTGCGCCCTCGTCGATGCCGACAAGCGCGTGCTGATCGCGCAGCGACCGGAAGGAAAGGCGCTCGCGGGTTTGTGGGAATTTCCCGGCGGCAAGGTCGAGCCCGGCGAGCGGCCGGAGCAGACCTTGATCCGCGAACTGCGTGAGGAGATCGGGATCGACGTCAGCGAGCCGTGTCTGGCCCCGCTGACGTTTGCGAGCCACGCCTATGACAGCTTTCACCTGCTGATGCCGCTCTACATCTGCCGGCGCTGGGAAGGCATGGTAGTGGCGCGCGAGGGCCAGCAACTGGCCTGGGTCCGCGCCAACAGACTGCGCGACTACCCGATGCCGCCCGCGGACATTCCGCTGATCCCGCATCTGATCGATCTCTTGATGTGA
- the argJ gene encoding bifunctional glutamate N-acetyltransferase/amino-acid acetyltransferase ArgJ — protein sequence MSASVSPLAPTDVPDMPAIAGVKLATAAAGIRYKGRTDVLLAVMDKGTAVAGVFTKSKCPSAPVEWCRAKLGRGARALVVNSGNANAFTGKTGRQATALTASIAAKAVGCSANEVFLASTGVIGEPLDATKFDGVLATLAETAAPDEWMAAATAIMTTDTFPKVATATVKLGKTKVTINGMAKGAGMIAPDMATMLSFVFTDAPLSSAVLQSLLKSGVEDTFNAITIDSDTSTSDTLLAFATGAAADDGAPKISRASDPRLKAFAKAFQDVLANLAEQVARDGEGARKLVEVIVEGATTKNSARKIAMSIANSPLVKTAIAGEDANWGRVVMAVGKAGEPANRDKLSISFNGIRVAKSGARDPSYNEAEVSEVMKNPKIQIKVALGLGKGRDRVLTCDLTKEYVAINGDYRS from the coding sequence ATGTCTGCTTCAGTTTCTCCCCTCGCCCCGACCGACGTCCCCGACATGCCCGCCATCGCGGGCGTGAAGCTAGCAACCGCCGCCGCCGGCATCCGCTACAAGGGCCGTACCGACGTCCTGCTCGCGGTCATGGACAAGGGCACCGCGGTCGCCGGCGTGTTCACCAAATCGAAATGTCCGTCGGCGCCGGTGGAATGGTGCCGCGCCAAACTCGGCCGAGGCGCCCGCGCGCTGGTGGTCAATTCCGGCAACGCCAATGCGTTCACCGGCAAGACCGGCCGGCAGGCGACGGCACTGACGGCCTCGATCGCCGCAAAAGCGGTCGGCTGCAGCGCCAACGAGGTGTTTCTCGCGTCGACCGGCGTGATCGGCGAGCCGCTTGATGCCACCAAGTTCGACGGCGTGCTGGCAACGCTGGCTGAAACCGCCGCGCCTGACGAATGGATGGCCGCGGCCACGGCCATCATGACCACCGATACCTTCCCGAAGGTGGCTACCGCCACGGTGAAGCTCGGCAAGACCAAGGTGACCATCAACGGCATGGCCAAGGGCGCCGGCATGATCGCGCCCGACATGGCGACCATGCTGTCCTTCGTGTTCACCGATGCGCCGCTGTCGTCTGCCGTGCTGCAGTCGCTGCTCAAGAGCGGCGTCGAGGATACTTTCAACGCCATTACCATCGACAGCGACACTTCGACATCGGATACGCTGCTGGCCTTTGCCACCGGCGCGGCCGCCGACGACGGCGCGCCAAAGATCAGCCGCGCCAGCGATCCGCGCCTGAAGGCCTTCGCCAAGGCTTTCCAGGACGTGCTGGCCAACCTTGCCGAGCAGGTGGCCCGCGACGGCGAAGGCGCGCGCAAGCTGGTCGAGGTGATCGTCGAAGGCGCGACCACCAAGAACTCCGCGCGCAAGATCGCCATGTCGATCGCGAATTCGCCGCTGGTGAAGACGGCGATCGCCGGCGAGGATGCCAATTGGGGCCGCGTGGTGATGGCGGTCGGCAAGGCCGGCGAGCCCGCCAACCGCGACAAGCTTTCGATCTCGTTCAACGGCATTCGCGTCGCCAAGAGCGGCGCGCGCGATCCGTCCTACAACGAGGCTGAGGTTTCCGAGGTGATGAAGAACCCGAAGATCCAGATCAAGGTCGCCCTCGGGCTCGGCAAGGGCCGCGACCGCGTGCTGACCTGCGACCTCACCAAGGAATATGTCGCGATCAACGGCGACTACCGTTCGTAA
- a CDS encoding peptidylprolyl isomerase, protein MTTSFPETKTGLRFGTAASRGSLAVMACLAAVLAAGLPVRAQDNPVLAKVNGAEIRQSDVALAEEELGPSLAQMDPATKKDNVLAFLIDLKIVAKAAEDKKVENSEDFKKRLAFTRSRLLMDSLLATEGKAATTEEAMKKVYEEAAKQITGEMEVHARHILVETEDEAKAIAEELKKGGDFAELAKKKSKDPGASDGGDLGFFTKEQMVPEFSAVAFTLEPGKISDPVKSQFGWHLIKVEEKRARKAPEFEQVKAQIETYVTRKAQAEYVAKLREAAKVERMDKPAEPTKSDAKPDAAKPADSKMAPPKK, encoded by the coding sequence ATGACCACCTCGTTCCCGGAAACGAAAACCGGCCTGCGCTTCGGCACGGCTGCCTCACGGGGTTCTTTGGCCGTAATGGCCTGTCTGGCTGCGGTTCTGGCCGCCGGCCTGCCGGTTCGCGCCCAGGACAACCCCGTTCTCGCCAAGGTTAACGGTGCGGAGATCCGCCAGAGCGACGTTGCGCTCGCGGAAGAGGAACTCGGCCCCAGCCTCGCGCAAATGGACCCGGCGACCAAGAAGGACAACGTGCTGGCTTTCCTGATCGACCTGAAGATCGTCGCCAAGGCCGCCGAGGACAAGAAGGTCGAGAATTCCGAGGACTTCAAGAAGCGCCTGGCGTTCACGCGCAGCCGCCTGCTGATGGACAGCCTGCTCGCCACCGAGGGCAAGGCGGCGACCACCGAAGAGGCCATGAAGAAGGTCTATGAGGAGGCCGCCAAGCAGATCACCGGGGAAATGGAAGTCCACGCCCGGCATATCCTGGTCGAGACCGAGGACGAGGCCAAGGCGATCGCGGAAGAGCTGAAGAAGGGCGGCGACTTCGCCGAACTGGCGAAGAAGAAGTCCAAGGACCCCGGCGCCTCCGATGGCGGCGATCTCGGCTTCTTCACCAAGGAGCAGATGGTGCCGGAATTCTCCGCCGTCGCCTTCACGCTCGAACCCGGCAAGATCTCCGATCCCGTCAAGTCGCAGTTCGGCTGGCACCTCATCAAGGTCGAGGAAAAGCGCGCGCGCAAGGCGCCCGAGTTCGAGCAGGTCAAGGCCCAGATCGAAACCTACGTGACCCGCAAGGCCCAGGCCGAATACGTCGCCAAGCTGCGCGAGGCCGCCAAGGTCGAACGCATGGACAAGCCGGCCGAGCCCACGAAGAGCGACGCCAAGCCGGATGCGGCAAAGCCCGCAGATTCCAAGATGGCGCCGCCGAAGAAGTAA
- the secA gene encoding preprotein translocase subunit SecA, whose product MIGALARKFFGSANDRRVKGYQSRVNAINALEPEVAKLSDEALKARTAEFRQQLADGKTLDDILVPAFATVREAAKRTLGQRHFDVQLIGGMVLHEGDIAEMKTGEGKTLVATLAVYLNALAGKGVHVVTVNDYLARRDSEWMGQIYRFLGLTVGVIVHGLDDGERKEAYSRDITYGTNNEYGFDYLRDNMKYRLEDMVQRGHFYAIVDEVDSILIDEARTPLIISGPLDDRSEFYNTIDTFFPQLDKTDYEVDEKQRTVTLTEAGMEKIETLLRDAGQLKGESLYDVENVSVVHHINQALRAHSLFTRDKDYIVRDGEVIIIDEFTGRMMPGRRYSEGLHQALEAKEHVQVQPENQTLASITFQNYFRMYEKLAGMTGTAATEADELFDIYKLEVVEIPTNLPVARLDEDDEVYRTQTEKYAAILAEIERANARLQPVLVGTASIEKSEVLADYLKKHGYKQIDFGNEAALEKLYAAARAGKPAKLFAVLNARFHEQEAYIVAEAGVPGAITIATNMAGRGTDIKLGGSLEMRILQETADITDEAEKAKKIEQIKADIERFREIVLKAEEVVELEPAKGSKAAKTVTRPGGLYIMGSERHESRRIDNQLRGRSGRQGDPGRSKFFLSLEDDLMRIFGSDRLDTMLQRLGLKEGEAIIHPWINKALEKAQQKVEARNFDIRKNLLKFDNVQNDQRKVIFDQRVELMKSDSVAEMVTDMRHDYIDDIVAKHVPEHAYAEQWDVAGLKEELTRVLDVELPVDEWAKEEGIADEELLTRIEQRVDEHMAAKVAQWGPDVMRYVEKTILLQTLDHLWREHLIMLDHLRQVIGLRGYGQRDPLQEYKSEAFGLYEAMTAHLREAVTAQLMRVEIVPPEEQQPVLPAMEAHKFDPNTGEDEMAFANASLVPQAPAADRDPKNPASWGKVGRNEDCPCGSGKKYKHCHGKYA is encoded by the coding sequence ATGATCGGCGCGCTCGCCCGCAAGTTTTTCGGCTCCGCCAACGACCGGCGGGTAAAGGGATATCAGTCCCGCGTCAACGCCATCAACGCGCTTGAGCCCGAGGTCGCAAAGCTCTCGGACGAGGCGCTGAAAGCCCGCACCGCCGAATTCCGCCAGCAACTCGCCGATGGCAAGACGCTCGACGACATCCTGGTTCCAGCGTTCGCCACCGTCCGCGAGGCCGCCAAGCGCACCCTCGGCCAGCGGCATTTCGACGTCCAGCTCATCGGCGGCATGGTGCTGCATGAGGGCGACATCGCCGAGATGAAGACCGGCGAAGGCAAGACGCTGGTGGCGACGCTTGCGGTCTATCTCAACGCACTGGCCGGCAAGGGCGTTCACGTCGTCACCGTCAACGACTATCTCGCCCGCCGCGATAGCGAATGGATGGGCCAGATCTACAGATTCCTCGGGCTCACCGTCGGCGTGATCGTGCACGGCCTCGACGATGGCGAGCGCAAGGAAGCCTATTCGCGCGACATCACCTACGGCACCAACAACGAATACGGTTTCGATTATCTGCGCGACAACATGAAATACCGGCTGGAGGACATGGTTCAGCGCGGCCATTTCTATGCCATCGTCGACGAAGTCGACTCGATCCTGATCGACGAGGCGCGCACGCCGCTGATCATCTCCGGGCCGCTCGACGACCGTTCGGAATTCTACAACACCATCGATACCTTCTTCCCCCAGCTCGACAAGACCGATTACGAGGTCGACGAGAAGCAGCGCACGGTGACGCTGACCGAAGCCGGCATGGAGAAGATCGAGACGCTGCTGCGCGACGCCGGCCAGCTCAAGGGTGAGTCGCTCTACGACGTCGAGAACGTCTCGGTCGTGCACCACATCAACCAGGCGCTGCGGGCGCATTCGCTGTTCACCCGCGACAAGGACTACATCGTCCGCGACGGCGAAGTCATTATCATCGACGAGTTTACCGGCCGCATGATGCCGGGACGGCGCTACTCGGAAGGCCTGCACCAGGCGCTGGAAGCCAAGGAGCATGTTCAGGTTCAGCCTGAAAACCAGACGCTGGCCTCGATCACCTTCCAGAACTATTTCCGGATGTACGAAAAGCTCGCGGGCATGACCGGTACGGCCGCGACCGAAGCCGACGAATTGTTCGACATCTACAAGCTCGAGGTCGTGGAAATCCCGACCAATCTGCCGGTGGCACGTCTCGACGAGGACGACGAGGTCTACCGCACCCAGACCGAGAAATACGCCGCCATCCTGGCCGAGATCGAACGCGCCAATGCGCGGCTGCAGCCGGTGCTGGTCGGCACCGCCTCGATCGAAAAGTCGGAAGTGCTGGCCGACTATCTGAAGAAGCACGGCTACAAGCAGATCGATTTTGGCAACGAGGCCGCGCTGGAGAAGCTCTATGCCGCGGCGCGCGCCGGCAAGCCGGCAAAACTGTTTGCGGTGCTGAACGCGCGCTTCCACGAGCAGGAAGCCTATATCGTTGCCGAGGCCGGCGTGCCCGGCGCGATCACGATCGCGACCAACATGGCCGGCCGCGGTACCGACATCAAGCTCGGCGGCTCGCTCGAGATGCGGATCCTTCAGGAAACCGCTGACATCACCGACGAGGCCGAGAAGGCCAAGAAGATCGAGCAGATCAAGGCCGACATTGAGCGCTTCCGCGAGATCGTGCTGAAGGCCGAGGAAGTGGTGGAGCTCGAGCCTGCCAAGGGCTCAAAGGCCGCCAAGACCGTGACCAGGCCCGGCGGGCTCTACATCATGGGCTCGGAGCGCCATGAATCCCGGCGCATCGACAACCAGCTCCGCGGCCGCTCCGGCCGTCAGGGCGACCCCGGCCGCTCGAAATTCTTCCTGTCGCTGGAAGACGATCTGATGCGGATCTTCGGCTCCGACCGGCTCGACACCATGCTGCAGCGGCTTGGCCTGAAAGAGGGCGAGGCCATCATCCATCCGTGGATCAACAAGGCCTTGGAGAAGGCGCAGCAGAAGGTCGAGGCGCGCAACTTCGATATCCGCAAGAACCTCTTGAAGTTCGACAACGTCCAGAACGACCAGCGCAAGGTGATCTTCGACCAGCGCGTCGAACTGATGAAGAGCGACAGCGTGGCCGAAATGGTCACGGATATGCGTCACGACTACATCGATGATATCGTCGCCAAGCACGTGCCTGAGCATGCCTATGCCGAGCAGTGGGATGTCGCCGGCCTCAAGGAGGAATTAACGCGCGTGCTCGACGTCGAGCTGCCGGTCGATGAATGGGCCAAGGAGGAAGGCATTGCCGACGAGGAACTGCTGACGCGGATCGAGCAGCGCGTCGACGAGCACATGGCAGCCAAGGTCGCGCAATGGGGGCCCGACGTCATGCGCTACGTCGAGAAGACCATCCTGCTGCAGACGCTGGATCACCTCTGGCGCGAGCACCTGATCATGCTCGATCATCTGCGTCAGGTGATCGGCCTGCGCGGCTATGGCCAGCGCGATCCCTTGCAGGAATACAAGTCGGAAGCCTTCGGCCTGTATGAGGCAATGACGGCACATCTGCGCGAGGCGGTGACGGCGCAGTTGATGCGCGTCGAGATCGTGCCGCCGGAAGAGCAGCAACCGGTGCTGCCGGCGATGGAGGCGCACAAGTTCGATCCGAATACCGGCGAAGACGAGATGGCGTTCGCCAATGCCTCGCTGGTGCCCCAGGCTCCGGCCGCCGATCGCGATCCGAAAAACCCCGCAAGCTGGGGCAAGGTCGGGCGCAACGAGGATTGTCCCTGCGGAAGCGGCAAGAAGTACAAGCACTGCCACGGCAAGTATGCCTGA